The Pseudomonas putida nucleotide sequence GGCAAAATGCGGTTACGCCCATTGGCGATCGCATCCACCATCTGCGCAATGGCCACACCCGGGGCATCGCAGGCGCTGCCGACCTTCTTAAAGCCCAGGATCTCGCCACCACCCTTACGCGTACGCTCGACGATCCGTTCGATCTGCTCAGCGGACAGGAAGTGAGACAGCGGCACCGACCCGACCTGGCAGTAACGCATCAGCGGCACCATGCTGTCGCCATGCCCGCCCAGCACCAGCGCCGTGATGTCTCGGGCAGAAAACCCGGTCTCTTCGGCTATGAAGCACTTCATGCGTGCGGTATCCAGCACCCCCGCCTGCCCGAACACCTTGCCTCGCCCCAGCTTGCTGAGCGACCAGGCCCGGTAGGTGAGCACGTCGACCGGGTTCGACACCACCAGCACTGTCGCCGCCGGCGCATAACGGTTGATGTCCTGCATGATGCCGTCGATGATCGGCAGGTTGATGCTTAATACATCTTGGCGAGATTGCCCGGGCTTGCGCGGCACGCCTGCGGTGATCACCACCAGGTCGGAGTCTTGCAGCATTTCAGGCTTGGCGCCGCCATGAACGCGGGTATCTGAACCCGACTCCACGGCCGCCTGCCACACGTCCAGCGCCTTGCCCTGCGCCAGCTCGCCCTGTACGTCGATCAGCACCAGCTCACGGCAGTATTCTTCCCGGGCGATCACCTGCGCCGCCGCCTCGCCCACGATCCCGGCACCCACGATTGATAACTTGTTCA carries:
- a CDS encoding malate dehydrogenase, which translates into the protein MNKLSIVGAGIVGEAAAQVIAREEYCRELVLIDVQGELAQGKALDVWQAAVESGSDTRVHGGAKPEMLQDSDLVVITAGVPRKPGQSRQDVLSINLPIIDGIMQDINRYAPAATVLVVSNPVDVLTYRAWSLSKLGRGKVFGQAGVLDTARMKCFIAEETGFSARDITALVLGGHGDSMVPLMRYCQVGSVPLSHFLSAEQIERIVERTRKGGGEILGFKKVGSACDAPGVAIAQMVDAIANGRNRILPAVAILEGEYGRTDIAMGVPCVLAEEGIARVIELPLDAQEQAMFDHSADQVARDIAEMKAL